The Alteripontixanthobacter sp. genome has a window encoding:
- a CDS encoding acyl-CoA synthetase, translating to MALHPHTHAAADPGRTAIVMAGSGERITFGEMESAANRIAHWLRAQGVGKGDDFALLMENNAHYLQIAWGSQRIGATIVPVSTHLTAEEIAYIVTDSGAKLLISSPRFDGVLEEFRGKCPDIPVWQIGRPGQPQDFEAAIASHSDTLPEDTAPGLDMLYSSGTTGRPKGIRNTTPQDDDFQFVHPFVMLVHGLFGVPIDGSAVYLCPGPLYHAAPFRWSMTIHRLGGTVVIMEKFDPEAALAAIEKYGVTVSQWVPTHFVRMLKLPEDVRTRYDLSSHKTAIHAAAPCPVPVKQAMIEWWGPIIYEYYAGSEGNGMTMVTSADWLDHPGTVGKPIMGTPHICDDEGNELPPGEPGTIFFESENSFAYHNDEEKTAEAQLANGWSTLGDIGRLDEDGYLYLTDRKSHMIISGGVNIYPQEVENLLITHPKVMDAAVVGAPDPDMGERVVAVVQPVDMGQIDNGLEGVLREFLQAKLAKLKCPKDYDFRAELPREANGKLYKRKLRDEYREKAQGQR from the coding sequence ATGGCCTTGCACCCCCACACCCATGCCGCCGCCGATCCGGGCCGCACCGCCATAGTGATGGCGGGCAGCGGCGAGCGGATCACGTTCGGCGAGATGGAATCCGCCGCCAACCGCATCGCCCACTGGCTGCGCGCGCAGGGCGTTGGCAAGGGTGACGACTTCGCGCTGTTGATGGAAAACAATGCGCATTATCTGCAGATCGCCTGGGGATCGCAGCGCATCGGCGCGACGATCGTGCCGGTTTCCACCCATCTGACCGCCGAAGAAATCGCCTATATCGTGACCGATAGCGGCGCGAAGCTGCTGATCTCCTCGCCGCGATTCGATGGGGTGCTGGAAGAATTCCGGGGCAAATGTCCCGACATTCCAGTCTGGCAGATCGGCAGACCGGGCCAGCCGCAGGATTTCGAAGCTGCCATTGCCAGCCATTCCGATACACTGCCCGAAGACACCGCACCGGGTCTCGACATGCTCTATTCCAGCGGCACGACCGGCCGGCCCAAAGGTATCCGCAACACCACCCCGCAGGACGACGATTTCCAATTCGTCCATCCGTTCGTGATGCTGGTGCATGGGCTGTTCGGCGTGCCGATCGATGGCAGCGCGGTCTATCTGTGCCCCGGCCCGCTCTACCACGCCGCGCCGTTTCGCTGGTCGATGACCATTCACCGGCTGGGCGGGACGGTCGTGATCATGGAGAAATTCGATCCCGAAGCCGCGCTGGCAGCTATCGAGAAGTATGGCGTGACCGTCAGCCAATGGGTCCCGACCCATTTCGTGCGAATGCTGAAACTGCCGGAGGATGTGCGCACCCGTTACGATCTGTCCAGCCACAAGACCGCCATCCACGCCGCTGCGCCCTGCCCGGTGCCGGTCAAGCAGGCGATGATCGAGTGGTGGGGGCCGATCATCTACGAATATTACGCCGGCTCCGAAGGCAATGGCATGACCATGGTCACCAGCGCAGACTGGCTCGACCATCCCGGCACGGTGGGTAAGCCGATCATGGGCACCCCGCATATTTGCGACGATGAGGGCAACGAGTTGCCGCCGGGTGAGCCGGGGACGATCTTCTTCGAAAGCGAGAACAGCTTCGCCTATCACAATGACGAGGAAAAGACCGCCGAGGCGCAGCTGGCCAATGGCTGGAGCACGCTGGGCGATATCGGACGGCTGGACGAGGACGGCTATCTCTACCTCACCGACCGCAAGAGCCACATGATCATTTCCGGCGGGGTGAATATCTACCCGCAGGAGGTCGAAAACCTGCTGATCACGCATCCCAAGGTGATGGATGCCGCCGTGGTCGGCGCGCCCGATCCCGATATGGGCGAGCGAGTGGTCGCGGTGGTTCAGCCGGTGGATATGGGGCAGATCGACAACGGGCTGGAAGGCGTGCTGCGCGAATTCCTCCAGGCCAAGCTGGCCAAGCTCAAATGTCCCAAGGATTACGATTTTCGCGCCGAATTGCCGCGCGAGGCCAATGGCAAGCTGTACAAGCGCAAGCTGCGCGACGAATACCGCGAGAAAGCCCAAGGGCAGCGATAG
- a CDS encoding M23 family metallopeptidase: MAKAEGDVAEFAPETVQMSAGAVAPLDLSTPQSISGADQADEAEFKQLFASWKSMDRGTAAAPGMVPAPIASVSVPSRMPLDGSRLTSSYGMRNHPVTGGRRRHKGIDLAAPTGTPIYATADGQVSKAQSFSSYGLYVSIEHGGDLQTRYAHMSRIAVASGETVKKGDLIGYVGSTGRSTGPHLHYEVRVAGKAVNPLPYMAQSDAQTEAEGGRGGAE; encoded by the coding sequence ATGGCCAAGGCCGAAGGCGATGTCGCCGAATTCGCGCCCGAAACCGTGCAGATGTCGGCCGGCGCCGTCGCGCCGCTGGACCTTTCCACCCCGCAATCGATCTCCGGCGCAGACCAGGCGGACGAGGCGGAATTCAAGCAGCTCTTCGCCAGCTGGAAATCGATGGATCGCGGCACCGCGGCAGCGCCGGGCATGGTGCCTGCACCGATCGCCAGCGTCAGCGTCCCTTCGCGCATGCCGCTCGACGGATCGCGCCTGACGTCCAGCTATGGCATGCGCAACCACCCGGTGACCGGTGGACGCCGCCGTCACAAGGGTATCGATCTGGCAGCGCCCACCGGCACGCCGATCTACGCAACCGCCGATGGACAGGTGAGCAAGGCACAGTCTTTCTCCAGCTACGGCCTGTATGTCAGCATCGAACATGGCGGCGATCTGCAGACGCGTTACGCGCATATGTCGCGCATCGCCGTGGCATCGGGCGAAACCGTCAAGAAGGGTGACCTGATCGGCTATGTCGGTTCCACCGGTCGCTCCACCGGGCCGCATCTGCATTACGAAGTGCGCGTCGCGGGCAAGGCGGTTAACCCGCTGCCTTACATGGCGCAGAGCGATGCACAGACCGAGGCAGAAGGTGGCCGCGGCGGCGCCGAGTAA
- a CDS encoding DUF455 family protein — protein MCAGETIGAGDSHGAKILERILDDAIRHVAIGTQQFIAESRRRGEMPEKLWNSLVEKRFESGLQPPFNDSARLAAGLSRNFYQPLAQ, from the coding sequence ATGTGTGCAGGCGAGACGATAGGGGCAGGCGATTCGCATGGCGCAAAAATCCTGGAGCGCATTCTGGATGACGCAATTCGGCACGTCGCCATCGGCACACAGCAGTTCATCGCCGAATCCCGCAGACGCGGGGAAATGCCGGAAAAACTGTGGAATTCCTTGGTCGAGAAGCGTTTCGAGAGCGGTTTGCAGCCGCCATTCAACGACTCGGCGCGTCTCGCAGCCGGTTTATCGCGCAACTTCTATCAACCGCTTGCGCAATAA
- a CDS encoding peroxiredoxin, with translation MSKTYGEGDALPDFTMDVQVPDDDGRSMSREDFTGRKLVLFFYPRDNTPGCTAEAKDFSALSDKFKAAGTALLGISKDSAKKHHNFIVKHDLKTPLGTDAEEGGLSDELGIWTEKQMYGKTYMGMVRTTYLVDANGKIARVWNKVKVKGHAEDVLDAAQAL, from the coding sequence ATGAGCAAGACGTATGGCGAAGGCGACGCGCTGCCCGATTTCACGATGGACGTGCAGGTGCCGGACGACGATGGCCGGTCGATGTCGCGCGAGGATTTTACGGGGCGCAAGCTGGTGCTGTTCTTTTATCCCAGGGACAACACGCCCGGCTGCACGGCCGAGGCCAAGGACTTTTCCGCCCTGTCAGACAAGTTCAAAGCGGCCGGCACCGCGCTGCTCGGCATCAGCAAGGATTCGGCGAAGAAGCATCATAACTTCATCGTCAAGCACGACTTGAAAACCCCGCTCGGCACGGATGCCGAAGAAGGCGGCCTGTCGGACGAGCTTGGTATCTGGACCGAGAAGCAGATGTACGGGAAGACCTATATGGGCATGGTCCGCACCACCTATCTGGTCGATGCGAATGGCAAGATCGCCCGCGTCTGGAACAAGGTGAAGGTCAAGGGGCATGCCGAAGACGTGCTGGATGCCGCTCAGGCGCTCTGA
- a CDS encoding bifunctional [glutamine synthetase] adenylyltransferase/[glutamine synthetase]-adenylyl-L-tyrosine phosphorylase, translated as MSEDWTSALERARKHSPFLARALEQMPDLAELLAEGKGEAAIELAKSVRADDPAIALRRERTALAAALGVGDLAGTFSLGRVMGELSALADRALDTAIRHAIGRRVDGAGPDGFIALALGKHGAGELNYSSDIDPILLYDPETLPRRPRDEPGEAAQRYAREVVRMLSDNMAEGYVFRVDLRLRPASEVSPLAITVGGALTHYESLALAWERAAYIRSRAAAGDVAAGERFLEAIRPFVWRRSLDFGAIEEIHRLTQRIRANNEGPDQPGPGYNVKLGRGGIREIEFFAQTHQLIHGGRIPALRMRGTRAALDALAAHGIIGGEDASVLGDAYDRLRVIEHRLQMVNDRQTHVLPEGAALGGVALLDGLEDGAQLVTELTRITGAVGERFDRLIDGESSGGDAAAAPLPALLKDLEFAQPRRLAKRIGGWSDGRYRALRSESAKEAFEALLPDLVAAFAKAPDLDRALARWERFLAGVPSAINLFRLLEARPALLGQLLRILTLAPPLADELARRPDLLDTLIDRSALDLPGSMEEQAANMARVEVAGDYERQLDRIRIITGETRFALGTQLIEAAQDPLEIGAALARTAQAALCVAHDATKAEFAAKHGRIAAAELLVIGLGRFGGGALTHSSDLDIIYLFSGDHAAESDGDRPLGATLYFNRLAQRVSAALSVPTAQGALYEVDTRLRPQGAQGPLAASVESFALYQRYKAWTWEHMALTRARVLVGSPAAQEELREVIDTVLHRERDPAVLRTDVLKMRGDMAAHKPPRGALDAKLTRGGLIDCEFMIHYLQLLHRTGFDPDLGPAIKALVEAGLLGEAMVPAYDLMTRMIVACGLLAPDQQRPPPAAAQALAQSCGHDDIESLLRDFAEARHCVAEEWRRIFGEELETPR; from the coding sequence ATGAGCGAAGACTGGACCTCGGCGCTGGAGCGCGCGCGCAAGCACTCCCCGTTCCTCGCGCGGGCGTTGGAACAGATGCCGGATCTGGCCGAATTGCTGGCCGAGGGTAAGGGCGAGGCGGCAATCGAGCTTGCGAAGAGCGTCCGGGCAGACGATCCGGCGATTGCCCTGCGGCGCGAGCGGACCGCGCTGGCCGCGGCATTGGGGGTAGGCGATCTGGCGGGTACGTTCTCGCTTGGCCGGGTGATGGGCGAACTGTCGGCGCTGGCCGACCGCGCGCTCGATACCGCCATTCGCCACGCGATCGGGCGGCGGGTGGATGGTGCAGGGCCGGACGGGTTCATCGCGCTGGCTCTTGGCAAGCACGGCGCGGGCGAGCTCAATTACAGCTCCGACATCGATCCGATCCTGCTCTACGATCCCGAAACCCTGCCGCGCCGCCCGCGCGACGAGCCGGGCGAGGCGGCGCAGCGTTACGCGCGCGAGGTGGTGCGGATGCTGTCCGACAATATGGCGGAAGGGTATGTATTCCGGGTCGATCTGCGGCTGCGTCCAGCGTCCGAAGTCAGCCCGCTCGCGATCACGGTGGGCGGGGCGCTGACCCATTACGAATCGCTGGCGCTGGCGTGGGAGCGCGCGGCCTATATCCGTTCGCGGGCGGCTGCGGGCGACGTCGCGGCGGGCGAGCGGTTTCTCGAAGCGATCAGGCCGTTCGTCTGGCGGCGCAGCCTGGATTTCGGCGCGATCGAGGAGATTCACCGGCTGACGCAGCGTATCCGTGCCAATAATGAAGGGCCCGACCAGCCCGGCCCGGGATACAATGTGAAGCTGGGCCGCGGCGGTATTCGCGAGATCGAGTTCTTCGCCCAGACTCACCAGCTGATCCATGGTGGCCGTATCCCCGCGCTGCGCATGCGCGGTACACGCGCCGCGCTCGATGCGCTGGCCGCGCACGGTATTATCGGTGGCGAGGATGCGAGCGTGCTGGGCGATGCCTATGACCGGCTGCGGGTGATCGAACACCGGCTGCAGATGGTCAATGACCGCCAGACACATGTCTTGCCGGAAGGCGCGGCACTGGGCGGGGTGGCGCTGCTCGACGGCCTGGAGGACGGGGCGCAACTGGTGACGGAACTGACCCGGATTACCGGCGCAGTCGGTGAACGCTTCGACCGGTTGATCGATGGCGAGAGCTCCGGCGGCGATGCGGCGGCCGCGCCGCTGCCCGCGCTGTTGAAGGATCTCGAATTCGCGCAGCCGCGCCGATTGGCCAAGCGGATCGGCGGGTGGAGCGATGGCCGATATCGCGCCCTGCGCAGCGAAAGCGCCAAGGAAGCGTTCGAGGCGCTGCTGCCCGACCTGGTGGCGGCGTTTGCAAAAGCGCCCGATCTGGACCGGGCACTGGCGCGGTGGGAGCGGTTCCTGGCCGGGGTGCCCAGCGCCATCAACCTGTTCCGCCTGCTCGAGGCGCGCCCCGCTCTGCTCGGCCAATTGCTGCGTATCCTGACGCTGGCCCCGCCGCTGGCGGACGAGCTGGCGCGCAGGCCGGACCTGCTGGACACGCTGATCGATCGCAGCGCGCTCGATTTGCCGGGCAGTATGGAGGAGCAGGCGGCCAATATGGCCCGTGTCGAAGTGGCTGGGGATTATGAACGCCAGCTCGACCGGATTCGCATCATCACCGGCGAAACCCGCTTCGCTCTTGGCACCCAGCTGATCGAGGCGGCGCAGGATCCGCTCGAAATCGGCGCGGCGCTGGCCCGCACGGCGCAGGCTGCGCTGTGCGTGGCGCATGATGCGACAAAGGCGGAATTTGCGGCCAAGCATGGGCGGATAGCGGCCGCGGAATTGCTGGTGATCGGGCTCGGCCGGTTCGGCGGAGGGGCGCTGACCCATTCTTCCGATCTCGACATAATCTATCTGTTCAGCGGCGATCATGCTGCGGAATCGGACGGGGATCGCCCGCTCGGCGCGACGCTCTATTTCAATCGGCTGGCCCAGCGGGTCAGCGCGGCGCTCAGCGTGCCGACCGCGCAGGGCGCGCTGTACGAGGTCGACACTCGGCTGAGGCCGCAGGGCGCGCAGGGACCGCTTGCCGCCAGCGTGGAAAGCTTCGCGCTTTACCAGCGGTACAAGGCCTGGACGTGGGAGCACATGGCGCTGACCCGGGCGCGGGTGCTGGTGGGGTCGCCGGCGGCGCAAGAGGAACTGCGCGAAGTGATCGACACGGTGCTCCACCGCGAACGCGATCCCGCGGTGCTGCGTACGGATGTGCTCAAGATGCGCGGCGACATGGCGGCGCACAAACCCCCGCGCGGCGCGCTGGATGCCAAGCTGACACGCGGCGGGCTGATCGATTGCGAGTTCATGATCCACTATCTGCAATTGCTCCACCGCACCGGCTTCGATCCCGATCTCGGCCCGGCAATCAAGGCGCTGGTCGAAGCCGGGCTGCTGGGCGAGGCGATGGTCCCCGCCTACGATCTGATGACCCGGATGATCGTGGCATGCGGCCTGCTCGCACCCGATCAGCAGCGCCCGCCGCCCGCCGCGGCCCAGGCGCTGGCGCAAAGCTGCGGGCATGACGATATCGAATCGCTCTTGCGCGACTTCGCCGAAGCGCGGCATTGCGTGGCCGAGGAATGGCGCCGGATATTCGGCGAGGAACTGGAGACACCCCGATGA
- a CDS encoding M28 family metallopeptidase, which yields MIRTLLAATAALSLTACDMVAPSGGDATGLDIPEVENGDLSEATMIDVTRQLSSDEFEGRMPGTIGEEKTVALLIEKFQAAGLSPGNGDSWVQQVPLVEITGKDYAPLRISGGDTQLSYDAREDWVGVTYREDVQTSLDESELVFVGYGVNAPERGWNDYEGVDMTGKTAVILVNDPDFGEESLKGPFNGKAMTYYGRWTYKYEEAARQGAAAALIVHDTEPASYGWNVVESSWSGPQAYPQRGADAPALTQVNGWVQKDAAREILAAAGQDLDTLMAAAKKDNFTAVPLGLTASTSFRNDIRTYESQNVIGVLPGAERPDEYVIHTAHWDHLGRCTPDAEGDDICNGAVDNATGTAALVALAEAHAKAGAAARSLVFLAVTAEEQGLLGAYYYASNPVFPLSQTVGGINMDAFQVAGPANDVTVVGPDKSQLDAFLEAALVADGRVATPNPKPEAGYYYRSDHFAFAKQGVPMLYIDGGEDLKEGGRAAGAAVAQDYTENRYHGPNDEFNEDWDWSGVMGDLQLYYRIGRSLAMSSSWPNWNDGDEFRQIRDESCAAGEGC from the coding sequence ATGATCCGCACATTACTCGCCGCAACCGCCGCGCTATCGCTCACCGCCTGCGACATGGTCGCGCCCTCGGGCGGCGATGCTACCGGGCTCGACATTCCCGAAGTCGAGAATGGCGACTTGTCCGAAGCGACGATGATCGACGTGACGCGGCAACTATCCTCCGACGAATTCGAAGGCCGCATGCCCGGCACCATCGGCGAGGAAAAGACGGTCGCCCTGCTGATCGAGAAATTCCAGGCTGCGGGCCTGTCGCCCGGCAATGGTGACAGCTGGGTTCAGCAGGTTCCGCTGGTGGAGATTACCGGCAAGGATTACGCGCCGCTGCGCATCTCGGGCGGCGATACCCAGCTCAGTTACGATGCGCGCGAGGATTGGGTCGGCGTGACCTATCGCGAGGACGTGCAGACATCGCTCGACGAAAGCGAGCTGGTCTTCGTCGGCTACGGCGTGAACGCGCCGGAGCGCGGCTGGAACGATTATGAAGGCGTGGACATGACCGGCAAGACCGCCGTGATCCTGGTCAACGATCCCGATTTCGGCGAGGAGTCGCTGAAAGGCCCGTTCAATGGCAAGGCGATGACCTATTATGGCCGCTGGACCTATAAGTATGAGGAAGCCGCGCGGCAGGGTGCCGCCGCCGCGCTGATCGTCCACGATACGGAGCCTGCCTCCTATGGCTGGAACGTGGTGGAAAGCAGCTGGTCCGGGCCGCAGGCCTACCCCCAGCGCGGCGCGGATGCGCCCGCTCTTACGCAGGTAAATGGCTGGGTGCAGAAGGATGCCGCGCGCGAAATTCTGGCCGCTGCCGGACAGGATCTCGATACGCTGATGGCTGCTGCGAAGAAGGACAATTTCACCGCCGTGCCGCTCGGCCTGACTGCCTCCACCAGCTTCCGCAACGATATCCGCACCTATGAATCGCAGAATGTGATCGGCGTGCTGCCCGGCGCAGAGCGGCCCGATGAATATGTCATCCATACCGCGCATTGGGACCATCTGGGCCGCTGCACGCCCGATGCCGAGGGCGACGATATCTGTAACGGCGCAGTCGACAATGCGACCGGTACCGCCGCGCTAGTGGCGCTCGCCGAAGCGCATGCCAAGGCCGGTGCCGCCGCGCGCAGCCTGGTGTTCCTGGCCGTGACGGCGGAGGAGCAAGGGCTGCTCGGCGCCTATTACTACGCCTCCAACCCGGTATTCCCGCTCAGCCAGACGGTCGGCGGGATCAATATGGACGCGTTCCAGGTCGCCGGCCCTGCCAACGATGTCACCGTGGTCGGCCCGGACAAGTCGCAGCTCGACGCGTTCCTGGAAGCTGCGCTGGTCGCCGATGGCCGTGTCGCCACGCCCAACCCGAAGCCGGAAGCGGGCTATTACTACCGCTCCGACCATTTCGCCTTCGCCAAGCAGGGCGTGCCGATGCTGTATATCGATGGCGGAGAGGACCTGAAGGAAGGTGGCCGCGCGGCGGGTGCTGCGGTGGCGCAGGACTACACCGAAAACCGCTATCACGGTCCGAATGACGAGTTCAACGAGGACTGGGACTGGTC